The genomic DNA TGATAGCGCCAGCACCCACTGCCAAGACCATTCCAAAACCAGGTTTTCCTGCCGTAACAATTAAGTTCTGAAATAGCACTTGCATCATACTTGCAGGCGCAAAAAGCAACAAAATAAACAAATAGTCTTTGCAATATGGGAATAAGACCGTACTTGCCCCAAGTCCCAAAATAATTTTATCAATAAAAACACTGCCTAAAAAAGCAATAGCAAGGCCTAGACTGGCACCGGTTAAAACGATGAGCGTAAAATCCTGAGACGCGCGCTTATTATCGCCCGCCCCCATCTTTCTGGCCACAATTGCGCTGCCGCCTGTTGCTAACATTGTACTAAGCCCTACAATAATATTAATTACTGGCGTAATGATGTTTATAGCGGACAATGCATCTGTATTTACAAACCGGGCTGTAATAATGGTATCCCCAATTGTATACAGTCCCATAAAAATCATCATGGCGATGGTAGGGAACGCAAAACGCAGCAATGACCGCATATTATAATTTTCAGCTAATGGATTTTTAAAGTTTTCAGATAGTGTGTCGTTCACCATTATTCACCTCTAAATCTTCTTTTTGCAGGGTGAACTTTTGGGTCGGATATCCAAATTCCACTAGCAATTCTGCTTCTGCAAATCCAAGTTTCTTAAATACATCCCGGTATCCTGGGTCGGCTTTATCGCCCTCACGAAATGTTGTAATGCTTATAGACGTATCTTTTAACAATTCGTTAAATGCTTTTTGAAGGAAAGCTTTTGCTATTCCATTCTTTCTATATTGTGGGTGGACTCCTAGAAAATCAATGCTCCCAGTATCAACATTAAGCACCATTGCGCCAATAACTATATCCTTATCTTTTAATAGCAATGCTTGTTTTTTTAGAATAGCTTTTTTTAACGATTCGATATATTCGTCTTCATTCAAGCATGGAAATCCGTCAATAACAAGATAGACGAAATCCATCCATTGCTGAACATCGTTGATTGTGGCAATAGTAATATCCGTTATCCAGTTGATTTCAGCCTTTATTTTTGTAGGTTCCTCATTCAAAATATA from Oscillospiraceae bacterium MB24-C1 includes the following:
- a CDS encoding GNAT family N-acetyltransferase; protein product: MRKIVNVTEVINYIEEHLADKLNLEMVSKAVHYSKYYIHRIFSETVGLSIHDYVQRRQLTEAAKLLVFSDKPIIEIALIAGYESQQAFTAIFKAMYKKSPNQYREAEEFYPLQLRYILNEEPTKIKAEINWITDITIATINDVQQWMDFVYLVIDGFPCLNEDEYIESLKKAILKKQALLLKDKDIVIGAMVLNVDTGSIDFLGVHPQYRKNGIAKAFLQKAFNELLKDTSISITTFREGDKADPGYRDVFKKLGFAEAELLVEFGYPTQKFTLQKEDLEVNNGERHTI